A genomic stretch from Erigeron canadensis isolate Cc75 chromosome 9, C_canadensis_v1, whole genome shotgun sequence includes:
- the LOC122582521 gene encoding organic cation/carnitine transporter 7 isoform X1 — translation MRKNISFSSTQILKRTPSSNVMSDESRTYTVDDALTTVGFGKFQILVLAYAGMGWISEAMEMMLLSFVGPAVQAAWNLSSHEESMITSVVFAGMLVGAYSWGVVSDKHGRRKGFLITATVTSTAGFLSALAPNYYFLLILRCLVGIGLGGGPVLSSWFLEFIPAPSRGTWMVVFSAFWTVGTIFEASVAWFVMPTLGWRWLLAFSSLPSLLLLLFYRAVPESPRYLCLKGRTTEAFIILEKVAKTNGQPLPPGILVSDHEIELNEKSTESEDAHLLPQNKFTDERPEITDHSKKDASTFALLFSPELIKPTLLLWVVFFGNAFSYYGLVLLTTELHNGRNTCGPTEYQPQHEEVSYKDVFITSFAEFPGLLISAFTIDKLGRKRSMSTMFFLCCIFLLPLVFHQPQAVTTGLLFMARICITTTFTVVYIYAPEIYPTSVRTTGVGVGSSVGRIGGMICPLVAVGLIHGCHQTSAILLFEFVIFVSGVCVLLFPFETSGRELTDATAPEKVSTVAA, via the exons ATGAGAAAGAATATCAGCTTTTCTTCCACTCAAATTCTTAAAAGGACTCCAAGTTCTAATGTG ATGAGTGATGAGAGCCGAACCTACACGGTGGATGATGCACTTACAACTGTTGGCTTTGGGAAATTCCAAATTCTTGTCCTTGCGTATGCAGGGATGGGTTGGATTTCAGAAGCCATGGAGATGATGCTTCTTTCTTTTGTGGGACCAGCAGTTCAGGCTGCATGGAATCTTTCCTCTCATGAAGAGAGCATGATAACCAGTGTGGTCTTTGCTGGCATGTTAGTTGGAGCTTATTCGTGGGGTGTTGTTTCGGATAAACATGGAAGGCG GAAAGGATTCCTTATTACTGCAACAGTTACTTCCACTGCTGGTTTTCTTAGTGCTTTAGCCCCCAACTATTATTTTCTACTTATTCTTCGCTGTCTTGTTGGCATTGGTCTGGGAGGTGGGCCTGTACTCTCTTCTTGGTTTCTAGAGTTCATCCCTGCTCCTAGCAGAGGCACCTGGATGGTCGTATTTTCTGCTTTTTGGACTGTCGGAACTATTTTTGAGGCTTCGGTGGCATGG TTTGTGATGCCAACATTGGGATGGAGATGGTTACTTGCATTCTCATCTCTTCCTTCATTATTGTTGCTTCTTTTCTATCGGGCAGTCCCTGAATCTCCAAGATATTTATGCTTAAAAGGAAGGACAACTGAAGCGTTTATAATCTTAGAAAAAGTTGCCAAAACTAACGGGCAGCCACTTCCACCTGGCATTCTTGTTTCTGATCACGAAATCGAGTTAAATGAAAAATCAACTGAATCAGAAGATGCACATCTACTCCCCCAAAATAAATTCACTGATGAAAGGCCTGAAATCACTGACCATAGTAAAAAAGATGCCTCGACCTTTGCTCTGCTCTTTTCACCTGAATTAATCAAGCCGACCCTACTTTTATGGGTGGTTTTCTTTGGGAATGCTTTCTCGTATTACGGCCTGGTTCTTCTTACTACAGAGTTGCATAATGGGCGTAATACTTGTGGGCCAACTGAATATCAACCTCAACATGAGGAAGTTAGCTATAAAGATGTTTTCATCACTAGTTTTGCTG AGTTCCCGGGACTTCTAATATCAGCATTTACAATCGATAAGCTTGGTCGTAAGCGCTCAATGTCAACAATGTTCTTCCTCTGCTGTATTTTCTTGCTGCCTTTGGTATTCCATCAACCTCAAGCTGTGACCACTGGTCTTCTGTTTATGGCTCGGATATGCATCACCACTACCTTCACGGTGGTTTACATCTACGCCCCCGAG ATATATCCAACATCGGTGAGAACAACAGGTGTCGGTGTGGGCAGCTCGGTGGGACGAATAGGTGGAATGATCTGTCCTCTGGTAGCAGTTGGTTTAATACATGGATGTCATCAGACTTCAGCGATCCTACTTTTCGagtttgttatttttgtttcagGTGTTTGTGTGCTACTTTTTCCATTTGAAACAAGTGGTCGTGAGCTCACTGATGCTACTGCTCCAGAAAAGGTGAGTACAGTAGCAGCGTGA
- the LOC122582521 gene encoding organic cation/carnitine transporter 7 isoform X2, whose product MSDESRTYTVDDALTTVGFGKFQILVLAYAGMGWISEAMEMMLLSFVGPAVQAAWNLSSHEESMITSVVFAGMLVGAYSWGVVSDKHGRRKGFLITATVTSTAGFLSALAPNYYFLLILRCLVGIGLGGGPVLSSWFLEFIPAPSRGTWMVVFSAFWTVGTIFEASVAWFVMPTLGWRWLLAFSSLPSLLLLLFYRAVPESPRYLCLKGRTTEAFIILEKVAKTNGQPLPPGILVSDHEIELNEKSTESEDAHLLPQNKFTDERPEITDHSKKDASTFALLFSPELIKPTLLLWVVFFGNAFSYYGLVLLTTELHNGRNTCGPTEYQPQHEEVSYKDVFITSFAEFPGLLISAFTIDKLGRKRSMSTMFFLCCIFLLPLVFHQPQAVTTGLLFMARICITTTFTVVYIYAPEIYPTSVRTTGVGVGSSVGRIGGMICPLVAVGLIHGCHQTSAILLFEFVIFVSGVCVLLFPFETSGRELTDATAPEKVSTVAA is encoded by the exons ATGAGTGATGAGAGCCGAACCTACACGGTGGATGATGCACTTACAACTGTTGGCTTTGGGAAATTCCAAATTCTTGTCCTTGCGTATGCAGGGATGGGTTGGATTTCAGAAGCCATGGAGATGATGCTTCTTTCTTTTGTGGGACCAGCAGTTCAGGCTGCATGGAATCTTTCCTCTCATGAAGAGAGCATGATAACCAGTGTGGTCTTTGCTGGCATGTTAGTTGGAGCTTATTCGTGGGGTGTTGTTTCGGATAAACATGGAAGGCG GAAAGGATTCCTTATTACTGCAACAGTTACTTCCACTGCTGGTTTTCTTAGTGCTTTAGCCCCCAACTATTATTTTCTACTTATTCTTCGCTGTCTTGTTGGCATTGGTCTGGGAGGTGGGCCTGTACTCTCTTCTTGGTTTCTAGAGTTCATCCCTGCTCCTAGCAGAGGCACCTGGATGGTCGTATTTTCTGCTTTTTGGACTGTCGGAACTATTTTTGAGGCTTCGGTGGCATGG TTTGTGATGCCAACATTGGGATGGAGATGGTTACTTGCATTCTCATCTCTTCCTTCATTATTGTTGCTTCTTTTCTATCGGGCAGTCCCTGAATCTCCAAGATATTTATGCTTAAAAGGAAGGACAACTGAAGCGTTTATAATCTTAGAAAAAGTTGCCAAAACTAACGGGCAGCCACTTCCACCTGGCATTCTTGTTTCTGATCACGAAATCGAGTTAAATGAAAAATCAACTGAATCAGAAGATGCACATCTACTCCCCCAAAATAAATTCACTGATGAAAGGCCTGAAATCACTGACCATAGTAAAAAAGATGCCTCGACCTTTGCTCTGCTCTTTTCACCTGAATTAATCAAGCCGACCCTACTTTTATGGGTGGTTTTCTTTGGGAATGCTTTCTCGTATTACGGCCTGGTTCTTCTTACTACAGAGTTGCATAATGGGCGTAATACTTGTGGGCCAACTGAATATCAACCTCAACATGAGGAAGTTAGCTATAAAGATGTTTTCATCACTAGTTTTGCTG AGTTCCCGGGACTTCTAATATCAGCATTTACAATCGATAAGCTTGGTCGTAAGCGCTCAATGTCAACAATGTTCTTCCTCTGCTGTATTTTCTTGCTGCCTTTGGTATTCCATCAACCTCAAGCTGTGACCACTGGTCTTCTGTTTATGGCTCGGATATGCATCACCACTACCTTCACGGTGGTTTACATCTACGCCCCCGAG ATATATCCAACATCGGTGAGAACAACAGGTGTCGGTGTGGGCAGCTCGGTGGGACGAATAGGTGGAATGATCTGTCCTCTGGTAGCAGTTGGTTTAATACATGGATGTCATCAGACTTCAGCGATCCTACTTTTCGagtttgttatttttgtttcagGTGTTTGTGTGCTACTTTTTCCATTTGAAACAAGTGGTCGTGAGCTCACTGATGCTACTGCTCCAGAAAAGGTGAGTACAGTAGCAGCGTGA